In Bogoriella caseilytica, the genomic window GCTTGGTCCGGTAACCTCTTCGCAGGCTCCGGCACCACCAAGCTCGCTTCCTCCGGCGTGGCTTCCTTCGACGTCGCGTGGAAGAACCGCGCCGAGGCACACGAAGGCACCACCAACCCCGAGGAACTGCTCGCCGCCGCTCACGCCACCTGCTTCTCCATGGCGCTGTCGAACGAACTCGACGGCAACGGCACTCCCCCGGAGAAGCTGGACACCGCTGCCGAGGTCACCTTCGTCGCAGGTGAGGGCATCACCGGCATCAAGCTCACGGTGACGGCCACCGTGCCGGGCATCTCGGCTGAGGACTTCGAAAAGATCGCCCAGGGCGCCAAGGTGGGCTGCCCGGTGAGCCAGGCTCTCAAGAGTGTGGAGATCTCGCTGGACGCCACGCTCGCCTGAGCCACCTCGCGCAGGTCACACAGCGCACCGCGTCACCGCAGCACCAACGACTGAGGCCCCCACCGCATGGTGGGGGCCTCAGACGTTCAGCGAGCCGGAGCTAGCCGTTCAGCAACCTCAGTTGCCGGTGAGCTTCTCACGCAGTGCCGCCAGGGCCTCGTCCGAGGCCAGGGTGCCGGCGTTCTGAGCGGGCGAGGAGTAGTTCGCCGGAGCGGCCTCCGAGCGGGACTCGCCACCCTCGCTGCTCTCGCTGGTCGAAGACGAGCTGGAGGACGACGAGCCCACAGCGCCCTCGGCAGCAGCCTCGGCGTCGGCGTCGATCGCAGCCTGGATCTGCTGCTTGTGCGCTTCCCAGCGCTCGTGCGCCTTGGCGTACTCCGCCTCCCAGGCCTCGCGCTGGGTCTCGTAGCCCTCGAGCCATTCGTTGGTCTCCGGGTCGAAGCCCTCGGGGTACTTGTAGTTCCCCTCCTCGTCGTACTCGGCAGCCATGCCGTACAGCGAGGGGTCGAAGTCCTCGGAGTTCGGGTCCACGCCGTCGTTGGCCTGCTTGAGCGACAGCGAGATGCGGCGACGCTCGAGGTCGATGTCGATGACCTTGACGAAGACGCCGTCGCCGACCTTGGCCACCTGCTCGGGCACCTCCACGTGGCGCTGGGCCAGCTCGGAGATGTGCACGAGGCCCTCGATGCCATCCTCAACGCGCACGAACGCACCGAAGGGAACGAGCTTGGTGACCTTACCGGGCACGACCTGGCCGATGGCGTGGGTGCGTGCGAAGGCCTGCCACGGGTCTTCCTGGGTGGCCTTCAGCGACAGCGAGACACGCTCGCGGTCCATGTCGACGTCGAGCACCTCGACGGTGACCTCCTGGCCGACCTCGACCACCTCGTTCGGGTGGTCGATGTGCTTCCAGGACAGCTCCGAGACGTGCACGAGGCCGTCCACGCCACCGAGGTCCACGAAGGCACCGAAGTTGACGATGGAGGAGACCACACCGGGGCGCACCTGACCCTTCTGCAGGGTCTGCAGGAAGTTCGAGCGCACCTCGGACTGGGTCTGCTCGAGCCAGGCGCGGCGGGACAGCACCACGTTGTTGCGGTTCTTGTCCAGCTCGATGATCTTGGCCTCGAGCTCCTGACCCACGTAGGGCTGCAGGTCGCGAACGCGGCGCATCTCCACCAGGGAGGCGGGGAGGAAGCCACGCAGGCCGATGTCCAGGATGAGGCCGCCCTTGACGACCTCGATGACGGTGCCGGTGACGACGCCGTCCGCTTCCTTGATCTGCTCGATGGTGGACCAGGCCCGCTCGTACTGCGCGCGCTTCTTCGACAGCAGCAGGCGGCCTTCCTTGTCCTCCTTCTGCAGGACAAGTGCCTCGATCTCATCGCCGACGGCGACAACCTCGTCGGGGTCGACATCGTGCTTGATCGAGAGCTCGCGAGAAAGAATCACGCCCTCGGTCTTGTAGCCGATGTCGAGCAGCACCTCGTCGCGGTCGACCTTGACGACGGTGCCCTCCACGATGTCCCCATCGTCGAAGTACTTGATGGTGCCGTCGATGGCGGCGAGGAAGTCTTCTTCGCTCCCGATGTCGTTGATAGCGACCTGGGGGGACGTCGACTGTGCGGGCGTAGTAATGGTCATTGAGCTGTGGACTCCGATACGGACAGGGATAGGACGCCGCAGGCTGCGACGCGGTTGGTCAGGATGGTGTTAGCTCGGCCAGGCAGCCTGCCAGACCGATGGAGGGCACGACGAGACGCCGCACACCGCCGGTTCTTGATGTTATCAGCCACGCCAGTCGCGGCGCGATACCAGATCCGGGCGCCTCGGCGCCCCAGAGGAGACCCTCACCACAGCGCCATCCCTGCGCTGGACGGTTGCGGCCCTAGAAGAAGATGCTCAGCGCCCAGACGGTGGCGAAGGCCGTGGTGCCGAGGATCGTCTGCATCCCGGTCCACGCGATCAGTGTCTGCTTCTCGGTGATCCCGAGGTAGCGATTGACCAGCCAGAACCCGGAGTCGTTGACGTGCGAGAGCACGGTGGCGCCACCGCCGATCGCGACCACCAGGGCGGCCAACATGGGGGCGGAGAGGTCCGCTCCCTCGGCCATCGGCGCGATGATCGCCGCGGCAGTCACTGTGGCCACGGTGCCGGAACCCAGCGCCACGCGCATCAACGCGGCAGCAATGAAAGCGAGCACGATGAGGGGTATCCCCACCTCACCGAGCGTCTCCTCGAGCGCATCGCCGACTCCGGACTGTTCCAGGACCTCACCGAAGACCCCGCCGGCGCCGGTGACCAGGACGATCAGCCCCACCGGGGCCAGCGCCTTGGAGGCCACGGACTGGATCTCCGCACGGCCCAGCCCGTGGCGCATGCCCAGCACGTAGAAGGCCAGCAGCACGGCGATGATCAGCGCCACGATCGGGTCACCGATGAGCCCGATGATCTGGACCGGCAGTTCGTCCTCGGGAAGGAAAGCCTCGGCGACGGTGCTGCCCAGGATCAGCACCAGCGGTACGGCGAGGATCAGCAGGATCATGCCGAAGCTCGGGACGGTGTCCGAGGTCGGGCCGCCGTCCTCGTCGTCGTCCTCGGTGTCCTCGGGCACGCCGACGTCAATCTTCTTCGAGATCAGCTTGCCGTACACCACCCCGGCAAGGATGACCGCGGGGATGCTGGCCGCGATACCGAGCGCGATGACCCAGCCGAGGTCAGCGCCCAGCACACCGGCGGCCGCCACGGGACCTGGGGTGGGCGGCACCAGGCTGTGCCCGGCGCTGATGCCGGCCAGCAGGGGCAGCGCCAGGGCCAGCAGCGGGACGCTGGCCTTGCGCACGAGGCTGTAGAGCAGCGGCATCAACAGCACGAGCAGCACATCGAAGAAGACGGGGATGGCCACGATCAGGCCGGTGCCGCCCAGGGACCACGGCAGGCGTTTCTCCCCGAAGGCCTCCACCAGGGTGTCGGCGATCTTCTCGGCCGCTCCGGTCACGCGCAGGATCTGACCGAACATCGCGCCGAGACCCACGATGATCGCCACGAAGCCCAGGACGCCGCCCATACCCTCCTCGACGACGTCGACGATGTCGGTCAGTGGTATGCCCACCACCAGCGCGGTGACGATGCTGGTCAACAGCAGCGCCACGAAGGCGTGCAGCTTCAGCTGCATGATCAGGAGGAAGAGAACCGCCACGGCCCCGACGACCGTGAGGAGCAGGGCGAGGGTGGACATGATGCGGACCTTTCGGGTCGGCGATGTCGCTGTGGATCGTCGCGGCGCTTAATCGAGCTCGTATCGGGTGAAACCCGAGTGGCCGTAGTCGACCAGTTCGCCGTCGTGCACCCGCAGCATCCGGCTCGGCATGAGCTGCCAGGTGCCCACCACGGTGCCATCCTCGAGGTTGAGCCGCACTATTTCGCCGCTGTGCGAGTGCTCCACGTAGGCAGTCTCCTCGTACACCACCATCGCGGAGATGCGCGGCGCCGTGAACTCCCAGCGCGCCTCGTCGTGATCCGGTTCGAGCATGAGCATCCGGCTCAGATCCTCGTTGAACGCGAAGCGATGGCCGCTGCTGTAGGCGCTGGTACCGAATAGCCGGAAGTCGCTGTCCTCGGTCAGGCTGTCGTAGTCGATCTCGCCGTAGGGCGGGCCCTCGGAGCCGTCCTCGGGGCTGATGGTGACCAGCTCACCATCCCAGTTGTGGGCGATCGGACGCCCGCTCAGGATCCGTTCGCCCTCCCGGGGGTGCAAGCCCAGGAGACCCGAGCGCAGCCCTGCCTCAGCCTGCACATCGATGACGAGCTCACCGGCGTAGTCGTAGATCATCAGACGATCCAAAGCCCCACCGCACCAGAGGTACTCGCCGTCGTCGATCAGATCGAAGCAACTCGAGAGCTTGCCCAGCAGCTCACCGGTGGCGGCCTCGACCAACACCGCATGCGCGTACACCTGCATCACCAGGACAGCGCCATCCGGCCCGACCTGTCCGAGGGCCACGAGATCCAAGGGCTCCGAGCGCAGGTCCTCCTCGGTCCACGGCCCAGGACGAGTGGAGTAGGCCCACGAGGTGAACAGCTGCTCGTGTTCGGGAACCTCTGCCAGGTCCAGGCTCCAGACCTCCTCGAGATCGAAGTCGTACAGGTTCACCGAAGCACTCGGGCCGGGCTCGCGGTCCTCGATCACCACGATGCCCGAGGCATGGAGCTGGATGGCCCGCACATGGAGATCGATGTCCTCGGTGTGCTCGTCCTCCCCCGTGGCCGGATCCAGCAGATGCAGTCGCCATTTCGTGGCGAAATCTCCCGGATCGCGGTCGATCGCGGAGGCGCAGATGATCTCCCCACCCGGTGCCGCCTCGTTCGCACACAGGGCGAGGTCCAGCTCACGCCGCCACAGTTCCTCGCCGCTGTCCGCATCGACGCCGTGCAGCATGGCGTCCTCACCAGTCCTGTCGGCGCTGACGGCGAACCAGACACCCTCCGCGGCACCGAGCGGCGGGGAGTCGGCACCGCCGAGGTTCGGAACGAAGCCCACGGAGGGCAGGTCGCGCAGATCCCGGATGTCGACGTCCCAGGCCGTTGCCGGCTGCTCGGGCGCCGGCCAGTTCGGATCCGGGGTGGGGTCGACCTCGGGGTCAGTGGGTGTCTCCTCGGGACCGGTGGGCGTCTCCTCGGGATCGGTGGGCGGATCCGTGGCCTGGGGCGTCGGATTCTGTCCACCCCCGGAGCCGAGGAGCAGGGAGGTGAGCAGCGCACCGGCAGCGATGACCAGAAGCGCGAACACGCTGAGCACAATGACGGCGGTGCGCGTGGAGTTCGAGCCCTCAGGTTCCGGCGGGGTCGTGGACGGTGCCCACACCCCAGGCCCCGCCGGGGGTGCACTTCCCGGGCGAGACGGCAACATGCCCCCGGAGGCGGGAGGAGCCCAGCCTCCGGCGGGCGGCGTTTCCCCGGGGCTGCCCGAGGGAGGCTCCTGCCAGGAGCCTGGCGGGAGGTTGTTCAGCTGGTAGGGCGAGGTTCCACCGGTGTGCGCTCCGGATGCCGCGTCGTAGTCGCCATAGGGGTCCGAGCCCTGCTCCCGGTCGTTGGACATCTCAGTCGACCGCCAAGCGACCGATGCCATCAGCAAGAATGACGAGCCCGTGGTCGTAGCCCATCGGGCGGACGAACTCGTCGAGCGGCGCTTCGAAGGAGACCTCGTCCAGCACGCTGCCGTCCGCCAGTGAGAGCAACGCGAGTTCGCCAGCGTTCGGCACGAGAACGACGTCGCCGACGACGACCAGCTCGGACTCGACCATGTCGAACTGCTGCTCGTCGGACCACTGCAGCTCGCCGGTTTCGGGATCGAGCAGGCTCACGTTCGACCGACCGACCTGATCATCGACGACGAGGATCTGGCCGGCGCTCTCGCGCAGGGTCAGGTAGTTGACCGGGCCGGCGATAGTGCCGTTCTCACCCAGTACCTCGCCGGTGGTGCGATCAACGCTCAGCAGGGTCGCTCCGCCGTCATAGAAGAAAGGCCCCGGGTACGCGACCTGCGTCCACCGAACCACGGTGGGCCGGAGGATCCGGGCGCCCTCGACCTCATGAAGCCGCTCGCCGGTGAACGAGTAGGCGACGGCGGTCCGCTCTTCGCCGTTGCCCGCCTCCTGGCACCAGAGCCGCTCGTCGTCCGCGACGACGAACTCGCAGTATGTCTCCGCAAGAATCTCGCCACTGACCGTGTCGATCAGAAAGGTGGCTCCGATGGGCCGCTCGATGCCGAAGCTCAGCAACTCGTCATCTTGTCCGTGGTTCATGAGCAGCGGCTCATGCAGATCGACCTCCCCTCCTCCCTGCGGCTCCGAGATCATCCGCTCGTGGATGTCGTAGGCCGAGAGGTCGATCTGCCACTGCTGCTGGTGATCGAAGGAGAAGTGGTGCAAGTGAATCTGTGGGCCGGGCATGTCGGCCGACAGCAGGGTGATGCCATGCGCGCTGACGTGGACGCCGAGCAGCCGGAGCGAGAGCGAGGTCGACGCCGTGGTCTCCCCCGTGGCGGCGTCGATGCTGAGCAGCTCCCAGGAGTCCGGGACGTCGTCGGCCGAGCCGTTCAGGCCCTGGGCGCACACGATCTGCCCTTCCGGGCTGCCGGTGGGCGCGCAGATCGGGAGGAGCAGGTCCCGCCTCCACTGTTCCTCTCCGGTGCCGGGGTCCACAGCATGCAGCACCGGCTCGGCGCGGGTGAAAGGCTCCTCGCTGACGAAGAACCAGGTGTCCTCCACCTCACCTACCCCCGGGTTGACCCGTGGTCCGCCGAGAAACGTCTCGATCACGTACTCCGCGCTTCCCCGTAGCTCGGCCACCTCGGCGAACCAGGCGACCTCGATGTCCGGGG contains:
- a CDS encoding PQQ-binding-like beta-propeller repeat protein, which codes for MAGTPGEPVPQGPPVPPGASGRGDPREPGGPEVDAGRPVWLIVLLSAVGVLLIAAVVVGLYLSERGEEDEPSPEPAPTATAEEPEPEPEPEPEPTEEPAEEPAEEPAEEPSPVEAPDIEVAWFAEVAELRGSAEYVIETFLGGPRVNPGVGEVEDTWFFVSEEPFTRAEPVLHAVDPGTGEEQWRRDLLLPICAPTGSPEGQIVCAQGLNGSADDVPDSWELLSIDAATGETTASTSLSLRLLGVHVSAHGITLLSADMPGPQIHLHHFSFDHQQQWQIDLSAYDIHERMISEPQGGGEVDLHEPLLMNHGQDDELLSFGIERPIGATFLIDTVSGEILAETYCEFVVADDERLWCQEAGNGEERTAVAYSFTGERLHEVEGARILRPTVVRWTQVAYPGPFFYDGGATLLSVDRTTGEVLGENGTIAGPVNYLTLRESAGQILVVDDQVGRSNVSLLDPETGELQWSDEQQFDMVESELVVVGDVVLVPNAGELALLSLADGSVLDEVSFEAPLDEFVRPMGYDHGLVILADGIGRLAVD
- a CDS encoding OsmC family peroxiredoxin encodes the protein MPKPLVSRATTAWSGNLFAGSGTTKLASSGVASFDVAWKNRAEAHEGTTNPEELLAAAHATCFSMALSNELDGNGTPPEKLDTAAEVTFVAGEGITGIKLTVTATVPGISAEDFEKIAQGAKVGCPVSQALKSVEISLDATLA
- the rpsA gene encoding 30S ribosomal protein S1: MTITTPAQSTSPQVAINDIGSEEDFLAAIDGTIKYFDDGDIVEGTVVKVDRDEVLLDIGYKTEGVILSRELSIKHDVDPDEVVAVGDEIEALVLQKEDKEGRLLLSKKRAQYERAWSTIEQIKEADGVVTGTVIEVVKGGLILDIGLRGFLPASLVEMRRVRDLQPYVGQELEAKIIELDKNRNNVVLSRRAWLEQTQSEVRSNFLQTLQKGQVRPGVVSSIVNFGAFVDLGGVDGLVHVSELSWKHIDHPNEVVEVGQEVTVEVLDVDMDRERVSLSLKATQEDPWQAFARTHAIGQVVPGKVTKLVPFGAFVRVEDGIEGLVHISELAQRHVEVPEQVAKVGDGVFVKVIDIDLERRRISLSLKQANDGVDPNSEDFDPSLYGMAAEYDEEGNYKYPEGFDPETNEWLEGYETQREAWEAEYAKAHERWEAHKQQIQAAIDADAEAAAEGAVGSSSSSSSSTSESSEGGESRSEAAPANYSSPAQNAGTLASDEALAALREKLTGN
- a CDS encoding GntP family permease, with amino-acid sequence MSTLALLLTVVGAVAVLFLLIMQLKLHAFVALLLTSIVTALVVGIPLTDIVDVVEEGMGGVLGFVAIIVGLGAMFGQILRVTGAAEKIADTLVEAFGEKRLPWSLGGTGLIVAIPVFFDVLLVLLMPLLYSLVRKASVPLLALALPLLAGISAGHSLVPPTPGPVAAAGVLGADLGWVIALGIAASIPAVILAGVVYGKLISKKIDVGVPEDTEDDDEDGGPTSDTVPSFGMILLILAVPLVLILGSTVAEAFLPEDELPVQIIGLIGDPIVALIIAVLLAFYVLGMRHGLGRAEIQSVASKALAPVGLIVLVTGAGGVFGEVLEQSGVGDALEETLGEVGIPLIVLAFIAAALMRVALGSGTVATVTAAAIIAPMAEGADLSAPMLAALVVAIGGGATVLSHVNDSGFWLVNRYLGITEKQTLIAWTGMQTILGTTAFATVWALSIFF